ttaCTACAACTGCCTAGagtattcagtagagtaacatgctgtatagattgtgacctaggagcaataggctataccatatagtctAGGTGCGTACCAGCTTATAGGTACACACTACACATCTAGGTCTGTGTAAGtccactctatgatgtttgcatgaCAATGGAATTGcctaacacatttctcagaacgtatctaCGTCATTAAGTGACGCATGACTGTAAGGaaacctggggaaaaaaaagtcaagaagaaaataaagaacaacatAAGCAAgtttcttaacaacaacaacaaaaaaaaggtaggtcaggtatggtggctcacgcctgtgatcccagcactttgggaggccgaggcgggcagatcaccagaggtcaggagtttgagaccagcctgaccaacatggtgaaaccccatctctagcagCCTAGTTTAGGAAGCTGCTTGATGCCCACAGGGCTATACTGCCCCAGAGAAGGAGCCCACATATAGCACCATCTAGAAAGCCAAGCCATAGCTGAGTATATTCTGTTCCATGAACTAGTGGTCACTGCCTCTTTCCATCCCAGGGGCTACCCTGTCGTTACAACAGCCTTCTCCAGGAAAGCAGCTACTGCTGTCTATATCCTAGAAACAAACTCTCAAAGAGGTTTGCCTTCCACATCCTAGTGACTGCAACACTCTAACTGTGGACCGATTACTGATTTATTGTGCCATCAGTGCGCTCACTAACTGGCCCTGGTGTTTCTAGGTGATCCCCATCTCAAACCTGCAGACCAGCCCCAGTAATCCACAGCCAGGCGAGTGTTTCCAGGGAAGTCCCATCTCAAACTGGTGTACCAACCCCTGTGACTCAGTAACACAGTCACTAGATAGGCATGCAGCTTCCTGACACCGCCGccttctcccccagcccccagtccTGAGCAGAAAAACAAACTGCACATGCTCCTGCAGCCTAGGTCACCAAGACACTCACAGGTATCACCAAAATGGAtgctagcaaaagaaaaaaaaaaaaacaggcaagagAAAAGCACAGATATTACACTACTGTGTCCTCCTAGAACTAAAGCAGATGCAGCCCATCCAACTGACACCCTAAGACACATCTCCAGGTGAAAATCTTTCTCTACATAAGCCACTCTATACAATGAGAAGAGGTGACCGTGTCAACAGTCTCATAAATATAAACATAGGAGATAAAAAGCATGAAAATGCAATGAAACTTGACACCACCAAAGTTGCACAATAATTCTTCACAAAGTTaccctaaataaatggaaattttcaaattGCCTTAAAAGGAATTTGAAATATTGATCTTAAGAAAATTCAATGAGATACAAAAGAATACAGAGAGAAAACTTAAtcgaataataaaaaaaacaagccatagcctgaatgagaaattcaacaaagacatAGATaccattaaagaaaacaaacaggccaggcgtggtggctcacacctgtaatcccagcactttggaaggccgaggtgggcggatcacgaggtcaggagatctagaccatcctggctaacaggatgaaaccctgtctctactaaaaatacaaacaattagccgggcgcggtggcgggtgcctgtagtcccagctactccggaggctgaggcagcagaatggcgtgaacctgggaggcggagcttgcagtgagccgagatcgtgccactgcactccagcctgggcgacagagcaagactccgtctcaaaaaaaaaaaaaaaaaaaaaaaaaaagaaaacaaaccaacagaAACCTTAGGAATGAAGAattgaatgaattaaataaaaagtaccaCTGACAGCTTCAATGGCACACTAGGTCAAAcaaaagaatttctgaacttgcAGACAGGACTTCTGAAAGAACCCAGACtgagggaaaaaaggagaaaaaaagagtaaaaagaatcaaagaaagtCTATGAGACTTGTGCCATGATACTAAGATAACagattttgaaaatatagaagagaaacagagaaaagagacaaagacacagaaaacttatttaacaaaataatagctgaaaatctCCCAATTCTTGGGAGAGATACGGACATCCAGTTCCGTGAAGCTTAAAGGGTCCCATACATATTCAACCCAAAAAGGCCTTTTCTAAGGCACATTATAATCAATTTGTCAAAagtcaaacacaaagaaaaacttctaaaattaGCAAGAGAGAAGCATCAAATCACAAATAAGCAAGTCTCCATTAGACTATCAGTTTTCACAGCAGAAACCTTGAAGGCTAGGAGAGATGAGGatgatgatatattcaaagtgctaatgAGAAATCAGTCAGCAAAGAGTACTGTACTGAGCACAGCTACCcatcagaaattaaagaaataaagtctttcccagacaagcaaatgcttatGGAATTCATCACcataagaccagcctgacaagaAGTGCTTAACGAGTGCTTCAATCGCAAGTGAAAGAATACTAATGCAAAAACAGGACACTATCAACCTAACTGTTAAAAGTAAATTCATATTCAAACTGAGAATTCTACATTACTGAAATTAATGCTTTAGAATCTTTCAAATCACCCTTGAGAAAGCTGAACATCAAAatagtcaaaaatatttatatctacaATGAGTTCTTAATAAACACCCAGTACAGAACAATATAAATTAAGGCAAAAAAGTACAAATTTTGTGCACTGACAAGGGATGTGGGGGTAGTATAGCAGGTTCGTGTGTGATCAAAATTTTTATCACCTTTAAATAGTCTATCAttactatacatttttaaatgtaagctcCAGAGTaaccagagaaaaaaattacaccagatatgtcaatgaaataaaggaaTCAAAGCTTATCAGTACAGAAACTCACCAAACCATAAAGcaaacaataaaagaagaaacaaaagatctacaaaacaaccagaaaacaattaacaaaatgacagaagttAACTTCTTGCCTTTTAATAATATCTTTGAATATAGATAGTTTCGATTCTCCAATAACAAGATGTAGAGTGGCCAAACGGTTTTTCATACATGTTTCCCTAGTCCAGACACCCAAGAGTATGTCCCTCTCTTGGGCATAAGAAAACCTAGAGTTATATTTAGGGCATCATGTGTGGTGAATAGTTGACCGAGCTGGCATGCTCACAATGACCAAATTatgtttgtcatattttaatcCAATATATTGATCTACTATGAACTTGTAAATAATGTATTTGCTTTCTAGACACATTCCAGGAAGACCAGAGAAACTGACTTTTATCCATATGGAATAATCCACTGGCAAATTTCTTTTAGGACAGACCAAAGCTGATCTAGAACATAATCTTTACATACGTGGATCCTTCCCATCAGACGAGAAAGAACATCTGGGGTGAAAGGCTCCATTAGAAGAGCAATGTGGGATGGTGCTGTGCTGACAACTGGTAGTTCCTGCCCTACATCTTTGTAGAAGACTGGAGCCCAGAGCATGCCATGGTCAACTTGTATGTTGAAGTGAAGACCTCCTTCGAGGTGTGCATGTGCTTATTACAGATATGCCACGGTGCTAAGTACCCCAgaactacaggaaaaaaataagaatagatgCTGTATCCATGATCATGAGGCACACAGGCCAGAACGCCAGCTGTGGAATCGCACAGCCCAGGTTCAAAGCCTGGCTGGGCCATGACCACCTGAATGACCTGAGGAATGGTCTCAGGCAAATTTGTAAAAAGCGGAGACCCTGCCTGCCAGGGAGGCATGTGGTAAGAGGCGCATCCAGTCAGGTCAGGGCACCGCGTCCTCTCTTTGGAAACCTGCGAAGCAAGGCTGGTGGCCCTTGAGGCCACGGCAGCCATGGAGAAGGCGGGCCTTGCTCCAGGCGGCACAGAGGCACTGGAAAGGCCCCGGGGGAGCCTGGCGGGATCTGGCTGGTCCTGTGCTCTGCTTCCAGGTTCTGGCCCTGTAACCCGGGGGACAGGGCCGGCCAAGACAGGGCCACTGGGTGCCAGCCAGCACctgggccaggcgccatggctctgGCGGATCAGCCCCGCACCCCCAACAGCCCCACAGGGGGGCCCATCCAGGGCCACACACCTGCCCCCAGGAGCAGGACCTCCCTGAGGCTAGAGTCCAGGGGGACTGGTGGAAGGGTCCCACCCTTTGCCCTCTGACTCCTCTTGTAGGCACCCTCGGTGGGCTCCTAAGCACTCCTTCAcaccctggctctgtcaccagcccCCATAGTGATGTCATAAACTCCCAGATGCCCAGTGTGCACCCGGCCACAGAGAAGTGGGTGACTTAGGAGTATCCTCTCCGCTTGTGACCCTTAGTTTTGTCTGTGCACAACTCGCTCAAAATGGGCAACTCACTAAGCATATTTTGTTCCTGGTTCCACCGCAGGTCCTGGCCACGCCATCGGCAACCTGCTCGTCTTGTccgtgaggccttcccagctggCCGGGCTCACCCCGCGGCTCCTGCACCTGTGCCTGCCCTGGGAACCTTGGGCTGTTACCGATTCCTCTTCAACCCTCAGCGACATCTTGGGCCTTCTTTTCCAGTCAGGTGGGATGGCGCCCCTGTGAGGCTGTGTCTTATCCCTCGGAACACGGGCACCCCACAGAGGGTCCTGCCTCCTGTGGTCTGGAGCCCCCCCTCAAGGAAGAAACCCGTGCTGTCTGCTCGCAACTCCAGGATGTTTGGACACCTCAGCCCCGTGAGGATCCCTCGTCTCAGAGGCAAGTTTAACCTTCAACTTCCTTCATTAGATGAGCAGGTGATCCCAGCCAGGCTCCCGAAGATGGAGGTGAGGGCAGAAGAGCCCACAGAAGCAATGGAGGTGAAAGACCAGGTAGAGACCCAGGGGCAGGAGGACAATAAAAGGGGCCCCTGTAGCAATGGGGAAGCAGCTTCCACCTCTAGGCCCCTGGAGACTCAGGGAAACCTCACTTCCTCCTGGTACAATCCCAGGCCCTTGGAGGGAAATGTCCACCTCAAGAGCTTGACAGAAAACAACCAGACTGACAAGGCCCAGGTGCATGCAGTGAGTTTCTACTCCAAGGGCCATGGAGTCGCCAGTTCACACAGCCCTGTTGGAGGCATCCTTCCCTTTGGGAAGCCTGACCCACTTCCAACAGTGCTCCCTGCCCCAGTTCCGGGCTGCTCCCTGTGGCCAGAGAAGGCGGCCTTGAAGGTGCTGGGTAAAGACCACCTGCCCAGCTCTCCAGGCTTGCTGATGGTGGGGGAGGACATGCAGCCCAAGGATCCTGCAGCTCTTGGATCAAGTAGGTCTTCTCCACCCAGAGCTGCCGGCCACGGGTCCCGCAAAAGAAAACTGTCGGGGCCACCGCTGCAGCTGCAACCGACCCCTCCCCTGCAACTGAGGTGGGATAGAGACGAGGGGCCCCCACCGGCTAAGCTTCCATGTCTATCTCCTGAGGCACTGTTGGTGGGTCaggcttcccaaagagaaggaCGCCTCCAGCAGGGCAACATGCGTAAGAACATGAGGGTGTTAAGTAGAACATCGAAATTCAGGAGACTACGAGAGCTGcttaggaggagaaagaagagacagcagggcaggcgtggtggcccacgcctgtaatccagcactttggggggcccaggcgggcggatcaggaggtcaagagattgagacctgaggagcatctctgcctgcaccatctgggaagtgaggagcgcctctgcccggctgctccaccatctgggaagtgaggagcgcctctgcccagccgccccaccatctgggaagtgaggagcgcctctgcctggccaccgcACCGTCTGGgcagtgaggagcacctctgccagGCCCCCGCCCTCTCTGGGAAGTGacgagcccctctgcccggccgcctcacagtctgggaagtgaggagtgcctctgcccagccgccgccctgtctgggaagtaaggagcgcctctgcctTGCCGCCGTCCTGTCTgcgaagtgaggagcgcctctgcccggcctcctcaccgtctgggaaatgaggagcgcctctgcctcgCCGCCGTCCTGTCTgcgaagtgaggagtgcctctgcccggcctcctCACCATCTGGGAAATGAgaagcgcctctgcctggccgccgtcccatctgggaagtgaggagcacttctgcccagccgccaccctgtctggaaagtgaggagcacctctgcccggcccccTCACCGTTTGTAAgggaggagcgcctctgcccagcccctgcaccatctgggaagtgaggagcgcctctgcccggccccctcaccatctgggaagtgaggagcgtctctgcctgctGCTGTGCAACCTTCCAAGTGTGGTGTGTGATCTTTCTGCCCTCCCCAAGTCTGCATTTTcgacattaaagtttactttttaattaaaaaaaaggagatcgagatcattctggccaacatggtgaaactccgtctctactgaaaatacaaaaattaggcaggcatggtggcttgtgcctgtagtcccagctactcgggaggctgaggcaggagaatggcttgaacccaggaggtggaggttgcagtgagccaagatcgcaccactgcactccagcctggtgacagagcaagactccgtctcaaaaaaaaaaaaaaaaaaaaagtaagacatgGCAAACTGCAGTGGCACCCGGCCTGCCCCTGCTGTCTCCACACCTGCTGAGACTCCCTGCCCCTGGCCACCTACACTTCACGGATCCCAGCTCCTCGTCTTACTCTGACTCGGCCCACGTGCTGTTGGGCCCCTCATTTTGCCTGTCCCTCCACCTTCTCTCACACCAAGAACTGAGTAAAATTTGATATCCATAATTCCTAACTCTTCCCTGGCTCTTCCCACTGACCTTGCCCCCATTTTGGGGGTTCCACCTAATGAGAAAGGAGGCTGCTCTCATTCAGCTGCAGTTTCAGTGCCTCTGACCTCTGACCCATGCCCCACACGTCCTAGCCCCACATCTTTCTCCTTCCAGCCTCCCTTCAGAAGGGAGCCTCCTACACCCatatgtgtgcattcctctcctcctctttcctcccccaCTCCTCTTCCAGCAACTTTACTATAGAAAACAAAAGACCCAAGTATGCAAGCAATATATACCATGTAAATGGGTAGTGAGATTAAGTATCAGCAAGATACCAAGCCTCCTAAATTAATCCATAAATTCAACACACTTCTAATAAAAAACccaaatgcatttttttggtTAAATATGATCACCTAAACCTAAACTCACAGTGAAGAAGGGTCAAGAATAGTCTAGACAATTTTGAAGAACACGGAGGTAGAAAAACACTCTAATCAACGTTTATTATAAAGCTGTGGTATACATGAATGAGTCTCTGGTATAAGGAGATACGAATATAtccaatgaataaaaataaaagccagaaatAGACCCTTTAGAAGGGAATCTGGCTTACCAAAGAAGGGAAATTTCCAAGCAGTAGGTAAATACTGGATTATTCAACTAATAATGCTGAGACAACTGACCATCATATGGAAAACAATCAAATTAGACCTTTAGGGTAGGTAACGATTCCCTAAGACTTCAAAAGACCAAACTATAAAAGACTGGtaaatttgggccaggtgcggcggctcacgcctgtaatcccagcactttgggaggccgaggcgggcggatcacaaagtcaggagatcgagaccatcctggctaacacggtgaaactccatctctactaaaaatacaaaaaattagccgggcatggcagcatgtgcctgtagtcccagctactcgggaggctgaggcaggataatggcgtgaacctgggaggcgaagcttgcagtgagccgagattgcgccactacactccagactgggcgacagagcgagactctgtctcaaaaaaaaaagattggtagGTTTgatttcagaatatataaaagtTTTATAAGACTGAAGAGATCTACAGAAGTAAAGAATAGAAGCTCCTGTTTGATCAGATCAGAATCAGAACAATAATACTCAGGAAAATATCTcgtatcacattttaaaataaaccaagtATTTTTATGGCAACAGGCATATAtggtaaaattataaatacaggCAAAGAAAACACAATCACCAACTTCAAGACAGTGGTTATCCGTATGAGAGGCAAGAGTAAGTGACGGATGTGAAGGAATTTCTTAAGATGCATTTGTAATATTGTATTTACCTGTAAAAGTAAGTTtgaattaaaaatagcaaaatgttaaCACCAATTAATTCTGGGTGGTAGGTATATAGGTGTctgatatctatatctatatctgatAACTTTCTATATTCTTAATGTATTTCTTAATTAATGAAAATACATACAATATAGCAA
This portion of the Pan troglodytes isolate AG18354 chromosome 11, NHGRI_mPanTro3-v2.0_pri, whole genome shotgun sequence genome encodes:
- the LOC129136042 gene encoding putative UPF0607 protein ENSP00000381418; its protein translation is MGNSLSIFCSWFHRRSWPRHRQPARLVREAFPAGRAHPAAPAPVPALGTLGCYRFLFNPQRHLGPSFPVRWDGAPVRLCLIPRNTGTPQRVLPPVVWSPPSRKKPVLSARNSRMFGHLSPVRIPRLRGKFNLQLPSLDEQVIPARLPKMEVRAEEPTEAMEVKDQVETQGQEDNKRGPCSNGEAASTSRPLETQGNLTSSWYNPRPLEGNVHLKSLTENNQTDKAQVHAVSFYSKGHGVASSHSPVGGILPFGKPDPLPTVLPAPVPGCSLWPEKAALKVLGKDHLPSSPGLLMVGEDMQPKDPAALGSSRSSPPRAAGHGSRKRKLSGPPLQLQPTPPLQLRWDRDEGPPPAKLPCLSPEALLVGQASQREGRLQQGNMRKNMRVLSRTSKFRRLRELLRRRKKRQQGRRGGPRL